The Nomia melanderi isolate GNS246 chromosome 6, iyNomMela1, whole genome shotgun sequence genomic sequence attgtatttattaactTTTGCCTTTATTTCTTTTACGACTTGCATGTGCgaatatatttctaacaattgAAAAATCTAACATTGAACTATAACACTTTTTGCCTTCGCTTTTCATCAATGTCTTCATTTGCTGCACAATTTTTTCTTCTGGTACTATTTTCAGGTTGACTTCCTGGTTCTTTAGATTCAAAAGATGCAGACTGTTTATGTAAATTGTCTTCATCCTTTAATGCTATTCGTATAGATTCCACTAAATTCAGAGGGCCAGTATAGCTTTCTTTTGTACCtgtaattcaaatatatttatttaattgcagcaataaatgtgaaaataaatataatgattcTTCTATTCCAAATAAAACACAGTACTGTTCACTTAACATATTCAATGTAAATCTTTATAAATCATTcattataaatctttataaatagTGAATTTTCAACCATTTTAAAATACAACTAagcaaatgaaaattgaaaaaagtttcGTCGTTAGGATTGAAATTGTACAAACCCTTCCGCATTGAACGTTTTAACGTCTGCAATCGATATTCGGCAagagaaaatacaaatttacaaattgtGAAAAAACCTTTTAGTAATAGATCCCAAGTTCTTTGAAACTCAGTTCTAAAAACTGGTATACATTACGATGTAACAGGTAAAAATTCGGACACTTAAACGAACAGTACTTGAAgtatttgaaattagaaatattttaaatatattatcctAACTATGCACTCaccatttcatatttcaattatCCAAATATggcttttttaattttattaaataaaccatTATTTTGATTGTATGAATAACTTTCTGCACTTTGTTTCGCTTGAGTCTTTGGGTTTGGACCTGCCGTGCCTAAAAGAATATATGATTCATTGGGAagtaatttaatacaaaaatacgaaaaataaatactttatgtTAAATTAGACATATAAAcagtttgttaattttttttcgtttttcacaAACAAGTTTTTATATTACTATCGAACATCAATGAAACGCatatatgaagttttatatttttatttaattagcaAGGGCAGGTACATGTAAAGAAACTCAAGCGACACACAGCACTAACCCTACATACTTTTATCAAAAACAGAGATCacataagaaatattatttaaaatgttgcacagaatcaagcaactttcaatagaaaaagaatgtcataaaaattcatacatCATCTTTCAGGTACTCATActtaattaactttaattataaaattctatgaattaaaatttattgattcTTACCATCTGTTTTGTATGTAATACCATGTATACTGCCAGGAGTATGATCTTCTAGTTCTGCATAGGCTTGAAGTAACGCTAATTGCTTATCATTTAGTTTTGTAGGTACTGTTATTTTAACTTGAACGTAGTGATCACCATATCCTATACCACTCACTCTTTTTAAACCTTTACCAGTAAGTCTAATTTTTGTATGAGACGAAGTACCCGGCCGAATTTGCACAGTATGGTCTTCATAAACTCCTTCTATTCTTATTGTGCCACCAAGTATAGCTTGCGATAATGAAATTTCAGCATCTGTATGTATGTCTGCGCCATCTCTTCgaaagtactttgatttttcCACACGGAATGTTACAAATACTTCTCTGTTACCTACAGATATCCGAATTGTTTGACCATCTTCAACACCAGCAGGAACTGGAACTATCACTTTTTTACGTTGAacctattttaaattaaatatatatatatattatataatattgaaaatattactaaatttataGATTCTTTGATgaccattttaattaaaatccagTAAAACATTCATACCGATTGTCCTTTTCCTTCACATTCGGTGCACTTGTACCTAATATATGTTCTCGTACCATGACAATAACGACAAGTACCACGCATTACAAAAGGACCCGTGCTAACTGTTTCCATTCCAGTACCGTTACAATATGGACACTTTACTGCTTTTGTTCCCGGCTCGCATCGAGAACCTGAACATTTGACACAAGTGTCCACTACATTTAAAACAACTTCTTTATTCACACCTCTGGCAGCTTGCGAAAATGTCAAATTCATGACAACCTAAGTACaagattcataaaaatattatatctataacatagtttttataacataaatctgttcagagtttattttatttctactttatttttgtatattaatacaaatatgaGAGGAACTCTAGCAAATTGACATGTTATCAGTGAACTGGTATGTATCCCTAAATTCTaccaattaaaaatcaaaatccaactaaattttttctttgtacatacatatatatatatgtatttatatatacctCTTGAGCTGCAGCATAAGCATATTTTGACTCAGCAAAATCTTCAAAATCACTAAATGCACTGCTTTGAAAACCAGCATCCCCAAATATTCTTCTAAACAATTCTTCTGGGTTAATGGTTGACGTGTAGTGATAAGATGAGCCAAAACCTCTGGTGTGATTAGAatcaccaccaccgccacccaTTGACATTTGTTCTGATGTTGCACCCCATGTGTCATATTCCTTTCTTTTAGTCTCATCACTTAATACTTCATATGCTTCGGAAACTTCTTGGAACTTTTTACTAGCATTTGGATCTCCTTTATTTGTGTCAGGGTGATATTTCTTAGCTAATTGGTAGTAAGCTTTTTTAATGTCTTTTGCTGAAGCATTCTTGGGTATCCCCAATACGTCATAATAAGTACGTTTTAAAAGACTATTTGTAGTATATATACTTCTTTGAgttgattgaaaattttgtattacatctgcaattatgtttaaaaatatcatttcggTGATAATTACTACCAAAATTTATGATACATATTACCATAATgtcataaaattaattgtacCATTGTGCCTCTGTACTTTGTCTttcgattaaaatttttctaaaatataatgtGACATTGATAAACTACtgaatatacatacatttacaaaaaaacagacaattttattaattttaaaatatatgaaataattttaataatgtttaacaaTAAACTGTATTATTGTGggtcaaaattaaataaataaaagaatgcaaagagttaaatgtgattttatgtttattttcttacaattttcttacttttaccTTAACAAATTGATTATAACAGTTGAgaatatcattttaataataactgataattacattaatacatattaattcaactagaaaatactaaatatttcattaaacaattgtaaacaaatatgaTTAGTAAATGCAGAAAGCATGTGAAATGTAAGGTTAATTCACTTCAAAGATGCTCTACAGAAACAATAAACTAGACGACATCCGTGAAGATATATGTAATTAGAAATAAGAAATTGTTCTACGATATTAGAACTTATTTAATACGTGAATTAATTCAAAACACAAATCAGATTCGCATAAATGTGCGTGATGTAATCTGCGTTCTTTATAGTAAAAGTGTACATTACCTTTTTCTGGTTTCTTCGAATTCCAACTGCCGACACCCAATGTAATTGTTGCAAAAGGTCGATTACATGTGTTACATGTTTGCACGATACCACCTGACAATTTACTTAATGTACTATTGTTAATTAAACTAATAGTCTTTGGTCGAAAAACGATTGCAAGTCTCTTGCCGGTCGCCATGTTGAATAAAAGGTGCATGGCTAAATTGTCACGTGACACATCAAGCAGACAACGGTGTTTTCTAGAAGCTGCGTACATTTACCGGAAAAGTATAGCAAAATCGTACAGAGTATAGGTTAAATCTCTTATTCTAAATGTAGAAAAGATGTTTCGAAAATGtgatgtattataatatagactttatgtaaattaaatgtaaGAACTACTTAGATTTTACCAGATCAATTGATGTCAGAactccaaagtttcatttactacTTCGCAATATCATttccaaaaaatgtatatataatatttgagaCAAAGTCAAATGACACAAATAGAAGTTCTTCGTTAACTTGTTTTATCTCTccatttttcatacttttcatATAAATCTCCAAGTGTGTGCTTTAAACTTTTGACACATCACCGA encodes the following:
- the LOC116432357 gene encoding dnaJ homolog l(2)tid, mitochondrial isoform X1, with amino-acid sequence MHLLFNMATGKRLAIVFRPKTISLINNSTLSKLSGGIVQTCNTCNRPFATITLGVGSWNSKKPEKDVIQNFQSTQRSIYTTNSLLKRTYYDVLGIPKNASAKDIKKAYYQLAKKYHPDTNKGDPNASKKFQEVSEAYEVLSDETKRKEYDTWGATSEQMSMGGGGGDSNHTRGFGSSYHYTSTINPEELFRRIFGDAGFQSSAFSDFEDFAESKYAYAAAQEVVMNLTFSQAARGVNKEVVLNVVDTCVKCSGSRCEPGTKAVKCPYCNGTGMETVSTGPFVMRGTCRYCHGTRTYIRYKCTECEGKGQSVQRKKVIVPVPAGVEDGQTIRISVGNREVFVTFRVEKSKYFRRDGADIHTDAEISLSQAILGGTIRIEGVYEDHTVQIRPGTSSHTKIRLTGKGLKRVSGIGYGDHYVQVKITVPTKLNDKQLALLQAYAELEDHTPGSIHGITYKTDGTKESYTGPLNLVESIRIALKDEDNLHKQSASFESKEPGSQPENSTRRKNCAANEDIDEKRRQKVL
- the LOC116432357 gene encoding dnaJ homolog l(2)tid, mitochondrial isoform X2 gives rise to the protein MHLLFNMATGKRLAIVFRPKTISLINNSTLSKLSGGIVQTCNTCNRPFATITLGVGSWNSKKPEKDVIQNFQSTQRSIYTTNSLLKRTYYDVLGIPKNASAKDIKKAYYQLAKKYHPDTNKGDPNASKKFQEVSEAYEVLSDETKRKEYDTWGATSEQMSMGGGGGDSNHTRGFGSSYHYTSTINPEELFRRIFGDAGFQSSAFSDFEDFAESKYAYAAAQEVVMNLTFSQAARGVNKEVVLNVVDTCVKCSGSRCEPGTKAVKCPYCNGTGMETVSTGPFVMRGTCRYCHGTRTYIRYKCTECEGKGQSVQRKKVIVPVPAGVEDGQTIRISVGNREVFVTFRVEKSKYFRRDGADIHTDAEISLSQAILGGTIRIEGVYEDHTVQIRPGTSSHTKIRLTGKGLKRVSGIGYGDHYVQVKITVPTKLNDKQLALLQAYAELEDHTPGSIHGITYKTDGTAGPNPKTQAKQSAESYSYNQNNGLFNKIKKAIFG